The following are encoded together in the Brassica napus cultivar Da-Ae chromosome A9, Da-Ae, whole genome shotgun sequence genome:
- the LOC106366574 gene encoding protein trichome birefringence-like 2 has protein sequence MDSSKKLLFPDQFFSARRRNILSRFGLGIAASLVILTLLSLTNSSFNVPFVSPLLQGLRNSNLSISSSVSPQFNSSGSSSSSNQVEDKKPEVVVPVPSFESGQTRDTGSKNTSLSGEGEVSSFESGPRSGETVINSTLSEDGKVSVRNDENTLEANATISVGNSSSLVSDLGGRFVPANPSNEKNATVEADRSRGSYEDCDIYDGNWVRADDETMPYYPPGSCPYIDRDFNCHANKRPDDGYVKWKWQPNGCDIPRLNGTDFLEKLRGKKLVFVGDSINRNMWESLVCILRHSLKDKKRVYEISGRREFKKRGFYAFRFEDYNCTVDFVGSPFFVRESSFKGVNGTTLETLRLDMMDKTTSMYRDADILIFNTGHWWTHDKTKLGENYYQEGNVVYPRLKVLEAYKRALTTWAKWVDKNIDRNQTHVVFRGYSETHFRGGPWNSGGQCHNETEPIYNTHYLKKYPSKMRALDYILRDKMKTPVIYMNISRLTDFRKDGHPSIYRTVYKTEKERREAVSHQDCSHWCLPGVPDTWNQLLYVSLLKAGLASKW, from the exons ATGGATTCGTCCAAGAAGCTCTTGTTCCCCGACCAGTTCTTCTCTGCGAGAAGAAGAAACATCCTGTCCAGATTCGGACTAGGAATCGCAGCTTCTCTCGTTATCCTCACACTTCTCTCCCTCACTAACTCCTCCTTCAATGTCCCCTTCGTCTCTCCTCTGCTTCAAGGTCTCAGAAACTCCAATCTCAGCATCTCTTCTTCTGTTTCTCCTCAATTCAATTCTTCAgggtcatcttcttcttccaatcAAGTCGAAGATAAGAAGCCTGAAGTAGTAGTTCCAGTTCCAAGCTTTGAATCTGGACAAACAAGAGATACTGGTTCGAAGAATACAAGTTTGTCTGGAGAAGGTGAAGTCTCAAGCTTTGAATCTGGACCAAGATCTGGAGAAACAGTGATTAACTCGACTTTGTCTGAAGATGGAAAAGTCTCAGTCCGAAATGACGAAAATACCCTCGAAGCAAATGCTACGATAAGTGTAGGCAACAGCTCTAGCTTGGTATCTGATCTGGGAGGTAGGTTTGTTCCTGCAAACCCGAGCAATGAGAAGAATGCCACTGTGgaagcagatcgaagcagaggCTCTTACGAGGATTGTGATATCTACGATGGAAACTGGGTGAGAGCTGACGATGAAACGATGCCGTATTACCCGCCTGGTTCGTGTCCGTATATAGACAGAGATTTCAACTGTCACGCTAACAAAAGACCTGATGATGGTTACGTTAAATGGAAATGGCAGCCTAACGGGTGTGACATTCCCAg GTTGAACGGGACAGACTTTCTTGAGAAGCTAAGAGGGAAGAAGCTAGTTTTTGTTGGGGACTCGATAAACAGAAACATGTGGGAATCTCTTGTTTGCATTCTTAGACACAGCCTCAAGGACAAGAAACGAGTTTATGAGATCTCAGGGAGAAGAGAGTTCAAGAAGAGAGGCTTCTACGCTTTCAGATTCGAGGACTATAACTGCACGGTGGATTTCGTTGGCTCGCCCTTCTTTGTAAGGGAATCAAGTTTCAAAGGCGTGAACGGGACTACATTGGAGACACTAAGGTTGGATATGATGGACAAGACGACGTCCATGTATCGAGATGCTGATATACTGATATTCAACACTGGTCATTGGTGGACTCATGACAAAACAAAGCTAGG AGAAAACTATTACCAAGAGGGTAACGTAGTGTACCCGAGGCTCAAGGTTCTCGAAGCTTATAAACGAGCTCTCACCACTTGGGCCAAATGGGTCGACAAGAACATCGACCGCAACCAAACCCATGTTGTATTTAGAGGCTATTCCGAAACACATTTcag AGGAGGGCCATGGAACTCAGGAGGACAATGCCATAATGAAACAGAACCAATCTATAACACGCATTACTTAAAAAAGTATCCTTCTAAGATGAGAGCTCTCGACTACATACTCCGTGATAAAATGAAAACACCGGTGATTTACATGAACATAAGCCGGCTAACGGATTTCAGAAAAGATGGTCACCCTTCTATATATAGGACGGTGTACAAGacggaaaaggagagaagagaggccGTGAGCCACCAAGATTGTAGTCACTGGTGCTTGCCGGGTGTGCCGGACACATGGAACCAGCTCTTGTATGTATCTCTGTTAAAGGCCGGTCTAGCATCTAAGTGGTAG
- the LOC106366573 gene encoding cyclin-dependent protein kinase inhibitor SMR15-like, translated as MGLSGKTHHQFNIELHETSEKWAIPGISLREPTKPISLPSSTVADTESDVHQDQWPTTPTAPSFRIPTVFPCPPPPKKRKVSSKFGYSGAREFFSPPDLETVFIHKATAP; from the coding sequence ATGGGACTTTCCGGCAAGACCCACCACCAGTTCAACATCGAACTTCACGAAACTTCCGAGAAATGGGCCATTCCTGGAATCTCCTTACGTGAGCCGACGAAGCCGATTAGCCTCCCCTCAAGTACCGTAGCCGACACGGAGAGTGACGTTCATCAAGATCAGTGGCCGACGACTCCAACGGCGCCTTCCTTCAGAATACCGACGGTTTTCCCGTGTCCTCCGCCGCCAAAGAAACGAAAAGTATCGTCGAAGTTTGGCTACAGCGGCGCTAGAGAATTCTTCTCTCCACCGGATCTCGAGACCGTCTTCATACATAAAGCTACAGCCCCTTGA
- the LOC106362849 gene encoding F-box/kelch-repeat protein At3g04660, translating into MRSKEGDDTESLSLPVDLIIEILTKLPPRSLSRLICVSKLWLSIIHGKYFNDLYLTRSSTRPRLLLHRYCHDTRRSHYSSLSSEPSLGDSITLPGCQISPPVRGLICCVDHDSSIVVIGNPSTGQFLTLTDAITDIIFFGYDPVNDLYKVLSMYFVHDIDGSVVLEKSQVLTLGGAQESWRVIECKYPYYPGTQGICHNGVVYYGAWSNLTDRRSVVVGFDLRSEEFSLITLPEDVKIVSRFESDLVRYNGNIALVNVSLTRKFDLWVLMDVKKHEWSKYSVVAPTCDFFRCRGTIETGELIFEQLYFGDQFSILYYDPKQDKARRVDLERRGDTTSGGRKLFVDHAESPMFLPRKFIH; encoded by the coding sequence ATGAGGTCAAAGGAAGGAGATGATACAGAGTCTCTTTCTCTTCCTGTGGATTTGATAATAGAGATTCTTACGAAGCTGCCTCCGAGATCTTTGTCAAGGCTCATCTGCGTGTCAAAACTCTGGTTATCTATAATCCACGGTAAATATTTCAACGACTTGTACCTTACTCGATCTTCCACACGGCCACGTCTTCTTCTCCATCGCTACTGCCATGATACGCGGCGTTCTCACTATTCTTCTCTCTCAAGTGAACCGTCTCTTGGTGATAGTATTACTCTTCCAGGGTGTCAAATTTCTCCACCAGTCCGTGGCTTGATCTGTTGTGTAGATCATGACTCCAGTATTGTCGTGATTGGCAATCCTAGCACGGGCCAGTTCCTAACTTTAACTGATGCCATAACTGACATAATCTTTTTTGGATATGATCCGGTTAATGATCTATATAAAGTCCTTTCCATGTATTTCGTTCATGATATAGATGGATCAGTGGTTCTTGAAAAGTCTCAAGTTCTCACTTTAGGAGGAGCTCAAGAATCATGGAGAGTGATCGAATGTAAGTATCCGTATTACCCAGGAACACAAGGTATATGCCATAATGGGGTTGTTTATTATGGAGCGTGGTCTAACCTCACTGACAGAAGATCTGTAGTAGTGGGCTTTGATTTGAGATCTGAAGAGTTCAGTCTTATTACATTACCTGAGGATGTTAAAATCGTATCACGTTTTGAGTCTGATTTGGTGCGCTACAACGGAAATATAGCCTTAGTAAATGTTTCACTGACCCGTAAATTCGACCTATGGGTTCTAATGGATGTCAAAAAACATGAGTGGTCAAAATATTCTGTCGTTGCTCCTACTTGTGACTTCTTCCGTTGCAGGGGTACTATTGAAACCGGAGAGCTAATATTTGAACAATTATATTTTGGTGACCAGTTTTCAATTCTCTATTACGATCCCAAACAAGACAAGGCTAGAAGAGTTGACCTCGAAAGAAGAGGAGATACTACGTCTGGTGGTAGGAAATTATTCGTGGATCACGCAGAGAGTCCTATGTTTCTTCCAAGGAAGTTTATCCATTGA
- the LOC106366572 gene encoding pentatricopeptide repeat-containing protein At1g60770: protein MALRHLSRPRDIVKRSTKKYLDEPLYHRLFKDGGSEVSVRQQLNHFLKGTKHVFKWEVGDTIKKLRSRGLYYPALKLSEVMEHRGMNKTVSDQAIHLDLVAKARGIAAGESYFVGLPETSKTELTYASLLNCYCKELMTEKAEGLLSKMKELNITVSSMSYNSLMTLYTKTGQAERVPGMIQEMKAEDVMPDSYTYNVWMRALAATEDVSGVERVIEEMNRDGRVAPDWTTYSNMASIYVDAGLSEKAEKALQELEMKNTERDFKAYQFLVTLYGRLGKLNEVYRIWRSLRLAMPKTSNVAYLNMIQVLVNLKDLPGAETLFKEWQANCSTYDIRVVNVMIGAYAREGLIEKANELKEKSPRRGGKLNAKTWELFMDYYVKRGETAQALECMTKAVSIGKGDGGKWIPSEDTVRALMSQFEEKKDVNGAESLIEILKKGTDDVGAETFASLIRTYAAAGKSHPAMRQRLKMEKVKVDKATEKLLDELCQDE, encoded by the exons ATGGCGCTGCGACATCTGAGCCGGCCGAGAGACATCGTAAAGAGATCGACGAAGAAGTACCTCGACGAACCCCTTTACCATCGTCTCTTCAAGGACGGCGGATCTGAGGTCAGTGTCCGTCAGCAGCTCAATCACTTCCTCAAGGGCACCAAACACGTCTTCAAATGGGAAGTCGGAGACACGATCAAGAAGCTCCGTAGCCGCGGCCTCTATTACCCAGCTCTCAAG cTGTCTGAAGTTATGGAACATAGAGGGATGAACAAGACGGTGAGTGACCAAGCAATCCATCTCGATCTCGTTGCCAAAGCTCGTGGAATCGCTGCTGGGGAGTCTTACTTTGTCGGTCTTCCGGAAACATCTAAGACCGAGCTCACCTACGCGTCTCTTTTGAACTGCTACTGCAAGGAGTTGATGACTGAGAAAGCCGAAGGTCTACTCAGCAAGATGAAAGAGCTCAACATTACCGTTAGCTCCATGTCGTACAACAGCCTCATGACTCTCTACACAAAGACAGGGCAGGCCGAGAGGGTTCCGGGGATGATTCAGGAGATGAAGGCCGAGGATGTCATGCCGGATTCTTACACTTACAATGTCTGGATGAGGGCTTTGGCTGCTACCGAGGATGTTTCTGGGGTTGAGAGAGTTATTGAAGAGATGAATAGAGATGGTAGAGTTGCTCCTGATTGGACTACGTATAGCAACATGGCGTCTATATACGTTGACGCGGGACTATCTGAGAAAGCTGAGAAGGCTCTTCAGGAGCTGGAGATGAAAAACACGGAGAGGGATTTTAAGGCGTATCAGTTTCTTGTTACTTTGTATGGACGACTGGGGAAACTGAATGAGGTTTATAGGATTTGGCGTTCGTTGAGGCTGGCTATGCCAAAAACCTCGAATGTAGCTTATCTGAACATGATACAAGTGCTGGTGAACTTGAAAGATTTGCCTGGTGCAGAGACACTGTTCAAGGAGTGGCAAGCGAACTGCTCTACTTATGACATCCGGGTTGTAAATGTGATGATTGGAGCTTATGCAAGAGAAGGTCTCATCGAAAAAGCTAATGAACTCAAGGAGAAATCTCCAAGAAGAGGAGGGAAGCTCAATGCGAAAACGTGGGAGCTCTTCATGGATTACTATGTAAAGAGGGGTGAAACGGCTCAAGCACTCGAATGTATGACTAAGGCGGTTTCTATCGGCAAAGGAGATGGTGGCAAGTGGATACCGTCAGAGGATACAGTCAGAGCTTTGATGAGCCAGTTCGAGGAAAAGAAAGATGTTAACGGAGCTGAGAGTTTGATTGAGATTTTAAAGAAGGGAACGGATGATGTAGGCGCAGAGACCTTTGCGTCATTGATAAGAACATATGCAGCAGCTGGAAAGAGCCATCCTGCTATGCGCCAGCGTCTGAAGATGGAGAAGGTGAAGGTTGATAAAGCAACAGAGAAGCTGCTCGATGAATTATGTCAGGATGAGTGA
- the BNAA09G13080D gene encoding uncharacterized protein BNAA09G13080D has translation MNLIRKISHDNLFPLFFLKNNLKENMAGCNKPQLYLTTIVLTVVFLTANQAVEGRRKGLCARTAYPKLCRPLVKGSNPRLATLSTICALETKTRRAIANAAKYRKGNKQVTICHAKLRDAAFNLRKAKNSLNRRHSKMLRIFLTRAVSDYGVCVNAFVDSHQVNTVQNAADELRKTGTNCLFLSTLIRRRSNRRRKRN, from the coding sequence ATGAACTTAATTAGAAAAATTTCCCACGATAACTTatttccacttttttttttaaagaacaacttaaaagaaaatatggcGGGCTGCAACAAACCCCAGCTCTACCTGACGACCATCGTCCTTACCGTGGTCTTCCTGACGGCGAACCAAGCGGTGGAAGGGCGTCGCAAGGGCCTCTGCGCCCGAACTGCATACCCAAAGTTGTGTCGACCGCTGGTTAAAGGGTCAAACCCAAGACTAGCCACACTCAGCACCATTTGTGCCCTCGAGACTAAGACAAGACGGGCGATTGCAAACGCAGCAAAGTacagaaaaggaaacaaacagGTTACGATTTGCCACGCGAAACTTAGAGACGCAGCCTTTAACCTTAGGAAGGCGAAGAACAGCCTCAATAGACGACATAGTAAGATGCTGAGAATCTTTTTGACCAGGGCTGTGTCAGATTACGGCGTTTGCGTCAACGCGTTCGTAGACTCGCATCAAGTTAACACCGTTCAGAACGCTGCGGATGAGCTGAGGAAGACAGGAACTAACTGCTTGTTTCTTTCTACTTTGATTAGAAGAAGATCGAACCGCAGGAGAAAACGTAACTAA
- the LOC106366570 gene encoding probable aldo-keto reductase 6 codes for MTEEALGVRRMKLGSQGLEVSAQGLGCMGLSAFYGAPTPETNAVALLRHAIKAGITFLDTSDFYGPETNELLLGKALEDGLREKVELATKFGITASENGKFGFRGDPQYVRSACEASLRRLGVTSIDLYYQHRIDTTVPIEVTMGELKKLVEEGKMKYIGLSEASASTIRRAHAVHPLTAVQIEWSLWSREVEEDIIPTCRELGIGIVAYSPLGRGFFASGPKLAENLEHDDIRKILPRFQQENLDHNKIVFEKVQEIARKKRCTPAQLALAWVHHQGDDVCPIPGTSKIENLNQNIGALSVKLTTDEMAELEAIARPDVVKGERHWNIMATYKNSETPPLSSWKAA; via the exons ATGACGGAAGAAGCTTTGGGAGTTCGTAGGATGAAGCTGGGGAGCCAAGGGCTTGAGGTTTCGGCTCAGGGTCTTGGTTGCATGGGTCTCTCCGCTTTCTACGGCGCTCCGACACCTGAGACCAACGCCGTCGCTCTCCTCCGTCACGCCATTAAAGCTGGAATCACATTCCTTGACACCTCCGACTTCTACGGCCCCGAGACAAACGAGCTGCTCCTCGGCAAG GCTTTGGAAGATGGTTTGAGGGAGAAAGTGGAATTAGCGACAAAGTTTGGGATCACTGCTTCTGAAAATGGAAAATTTGGTTTCAGGGGAGATCCACAGTATGTGAGGTCTGCTTGTGAGGCTAGCTTAAGGCGTCTTGGTGTTACCTCCATTGATCTTTATTACCAGCATCGGATTGATACCACTGTCCCCATCGAAGTCACG ATGGGAGAACTGAAGAAGCTTGTTGAAGAAGGTAAAATGAAATACATCGGGCTATCTGAAGCCTCTGCCTCAACTATTAGAAGAGCACATGCTGTTCACCCACTAACCGCTGTGCAGATAGAATGGTCTTTATGGTCGAGAGAGGTGGAAGAAGATATCATTCCTACCTGCAG GGAGCTTGGGATTGGAATTGTAGCTTATAGCCCTCTAGGAAGAGGCTTCTTTGCATCAGGACCCAAACTTGCTGAGAATTTGGAGCATGATGATATACGAAAA ATTCTACCGAGATTCCAACAGGAGAACCTAGACCACAACAAGATTGTCTTCGAGAAAGTCCAAGAGATAGCAAGAAAGAAAAGATGCACTCCTGCACAACTAGCTCTTGCATGGGTTCACCACCAAGGAGATGATGTCTGTCCCATTCCAGGAACTTCCAAGATCGAAAATCTGAACCAGAACATTGGAGCTTTATCTGTGAAACTCACTACTGATGAGATGGCTGAGCTTGAAGCCATTGCCAGACCGGATGTAGTGAAAGGGGAACGACATTGGAACATAATGGCTACTTACAAGAACTCTGAAACTCCACCATTGTCTTCTTGGAAAGCAGCTTAA
- the LOC106366571 gene encoding probable aldo-keto reductase 3, translating into MAKPCEVRRMKLGSQGLEVSAQGLGCMGISSFYGPSKPEADAIALLHHAIDSGVTFFDTSDVYGPETNELLLGKALKYDGVRGRVELATKFGATYAEGKREVRGDPAYVRVACEASLKRLDVACIDLYYQHRVDTRLPIEITMGELKKLVEEGKIKYIGLSEASASTIRRAHAVHPVTAVQLEWSLWTRDVEEDIVPTCRELGIGIVSYSPLGRGFFASGPKLVEKLDNDDFRKTLPRFQQENLDHNKILYDKVCAMSEKKGCTPAQLALAWVHHQGDDVCPIPGTTKIKNLNQNIGALSVEITPEEMSELKTIGQPESVKGERYTAMVPTFKNSDTPPLSSWKATV; encoded by the exons atGGCGAAACCTTGCGAGGTGAGGAGGATGAAGCTGGGAAGCCAAGGCCTTGAGGTCTCGGCGCAGGGCCTCGGTTGCATGGGCATTTCCTCTTTCTACGGCCCTTCTAAGCCGGAAGCTGACGCCATCGCTCTTCTCCACCACGCCATTGATTCCGGTGTTACGTTCTTCGATACCTCCGACGTCTACGGTCCTGAGACCAACGAGTTGCTCCTCGGGAAG GCTCTGAAGTATGATGGGGTGAGAGGGAGAGTGGAGCTTGCGACCAAGTTTGGCGCCACTTATGCAGAGGGGAAGAGAGAGGTGAGAGGAGATCCTGCCTACGTGAGGGTTGCTTGTGAAGCAAGTTTAAAACGGCTTGATGTTGCCTGCATTGATCTCTATTATCAGCATCGGGTTGATACTCGTCTCCCTATCGAAATCACT ATGGGAGAACTGAAGAAGCTAGTTGAAGAAGGTAAGATAAAGTACATTGGTTTGTCTGAAGCCTCTGCCTCAACTATCAGAAGGGCACATGCTGTTCACCCAGTTACTGCAGTGCAGCTAGAGTGGTCTTTGTGGACGAGGGACGTGGAAGAAGATATTGTCCCGACATGCAG GGAACTTGGGATAGGGATTGTTTCCTACAGTCCTCTGGGAAGAGGCTTCTTCGCATCAGGACCAAAGCTTGTTGAGAAGCTGGATAATGATGACTTCAGAAAG ACTCTACCAAGATTCCAACAGGAAAACTTAGACCACAACAAGATTCTATACGACAAGGTTTGTGCAATGTCGGAGAAGAAAGGATGCACTCCTGCACAACTAGCCCTCGCATGGGTTCACCACCAGGGAGATGATGTTTGCCCCATTCCAGGAACCACTAAGATCAAGAACCTCAATCAGAACATTGGAGCTTTATCAGTGGAAATCACTCCAGAAGAGATGTCTGAGCTCAAGACCATCGGACAGCCAGAGTCTGTGAAAGGAGAAAGATACACTGCCATGGTACCCACCTTTAAGAACTCAGACACTCCACCGTTGTCTTCTTGGAAAGCCACCGTTTGA
- the LOC106364284 gene encoding cytochrome P450 71B17-like → MAISLLCLFIITFASLIFVGKKMKRSKWNLPPSPPQFPIIGNLHQVGELPHRSLQRLAQRTGHVILVHLGMAPITVVSSKEAAEEVLRTHDQDCCTRPNLVGPRLISRGFKDIGFSQYSEEWKERRKFLVRELFSLKKVQSSRYIREEECNFMAKKLSESTVDRSTVDLSKTLYWLTASIFFKLAFGHSFHESKFVDQEKIDELVFEAETALASFTCSDFFPYAGVGWLVDLLSGQHKRLKNVFFKLDAMFQHMIDDHLSPERSSKYHDDIIVSMLHVIHKQEKYDSLKLTIDHMKGVLTNIFLGGIDTGAVTMIWTMTELARNMEVMKKVQGEIRDRLGNSKERVTEEDIGKVPYLYLVIMETFRLHPALPLLLPRETMTHIKVQGYDIPPKRRILVNAWAIARDPKLWKNPEEFNPDRFMDNPVGYRGQSFEFLPFGSGRRMCPGITMGMATVELGLLNLLYFFDWKLPDGMTERDIDIEEAGTLTVVKKVPLKLVPVLSSLVTPNSSFRN, encoded by the exons atggcAATCTCTTTGCTCTGTCTTTTCATCATCACCTTTGCCTCCTTAATCTTTGTCGGAAAGAAGATGAAACGCTCTAAATGGAATCTTCCTCCAAGCCCTCCACAGTTTCCGATCATCGGAAACTTACACCAAGTTGGAGAGTTGCCTCACAGGTCACTTCAACGCCTAGCTCAAAGAACGGGACATGTCATACTTGTTCACTTAGGTATGGCCCCTATAACGGTAGTCTCATCAAAAGAAGCAGCTGAAGAAGTGCTCAGAACtcatgaccaagactgttgCACGAGGCCTAATCTTGTCGGACCGAGGCTAATCTCTCGGGGTTTTAAAGATATCGGGTTTTCGCAATACAGTGAAGAGTGGAAAGAGCGGCGTAAGTTTTTGGTGCGCGAGCTTTTCTCTTTGAAAAAGGTTCAGTCTTCAAGATATATCAGAGAGGAAGAGTGTAACTTCATGGCCAAGAAACTGTCCGAATCCACCGTTGATCGATCTACAGTCGATTTGAGCAAAACCCTTTACTGGCTTACCGCGAGTATTTTCTTTAAACTTGCTTTTGGACATAGTTTCCACGAGAGCAAGTTTGTGGATCAAGAAAAGATAGATGAGCTCGTGTTCGAAGCCGAGACTGCCCTAGCTAGTTTCACTTGCTCTGATTTCTTCCCCTATGCGGGAGTTGGATGGCTTGTTGACTTGCTGTCGGGACAACACAAGAGGCTCAAAAATGTTTTCTTCAAGCTCGATGCCATGTTTCAACATATGATCGATGATCATTTGAGTCCTGAAAGATCTTCAAAATATCACGATGACATTATAGTTTCAATGTTGCATGTGATCcataaacaagaaaaatatgatTCCTTAAAGCTTACAATAGATCATATGAAGGGGGTTCTCACG AATATATTTCTTGGTGGGATAGACACAGGGGCCGTCACCATGATATGGACAATGACGGAACTCGCTAGAAACATGGAAGTGATGAAGAAAGTTCAAGGCGAGATCCGTGACCGCCTTGGAAACAGTAAGGAGAGAGTCACCGAAGAAGATATCGGTAAGGTTCCTTACTTGTACCTCGTGATCATGGAAACATTCAGGTTACACCCAGCACTTCCTCTTCTGCTTCCAAGGGAAACTATGACTCACATCAAGGTTCAAGGCTATGATATTCCTCCTAAGAGACGGATCTTGGTCAATGCATGGGCGATAGCTCGAGATCCCAAACTTTGGAAAAACCCGGAAGAGTTTAATCCGGACAGGTTTATGGATAATCCTGTGGGTTATAGAGGACAGAGTTTCGAATTCTTACCATTTGGCTCTGGTCGAAGGATGTGTCCCGGGATAACAATGGGGATGGCTACTGTTGAATTGGGACTCTTGAACTTACTTTACTTCTTTGACTGGAAGTTGCCTGATGGGATGACGGAGAGAGACATCGATATAGAAGAAGCTGGTACTCTTACGGTCGTCAAGAAAGTACCTCTTAAGCTGGTCCCGGTTCTTAGTTCACTGGTTACACCAAACTCCAGTTTCAGAAACTGA
- the LOC106364283 gene encoding tubulin beta-4 chain-like gives MVLDNEALYDICFHTLKLSNPSFGDLNHLISATMSGVTCCLCFPGQLNSDLRKLAVNLIPFPRLHFFMVGFVLLTSRGSQQYSAFSVPELTQQMWVAKNMMCAADPRHGRYLTASTVFHGKLSTKEVDEQMMNIQNKNSSYFVEWIPNNVKSSVCDIATLTLIIFL, from the exons ATGGTTCTCGACAATGAGGCTCTCTACGACATCTGCTTCCATACCCTCAAGCTTTCTAACCCCTCCT TTGGTGATCTGAACCATCTCATCTCGGCTACAATGAGTGGTGTTACATGCTGTCTTTGTTTCCCTGGTCAACTCAACTCCGACCTTAGGAAGCTCGCTGTGAACCTGATCCCTTTCCCAAGGCTCCACTTCTTCATGGTGGGTTTTGTTCTGTTGACATCGAGAGGATCACAGCAATACAGTGCCTTCAGTGTCCCTGAGCTGACCCAGCAGATGTGGGTTGCGAAGAACATGATGTGCGCTGCTGACCCTCGTCACGGACGTTACTTAACTGCATCCACTGTGTTCCATGGAAAGCTGAGCACTAAGGAGGTTGATGAGCAGATGATGAACATCCAGAACAAGAACTCATCCTACTTTGTGGAATGGATCCCGAACAACGTCAAGTCCAGCGTCTGTGACATTGCAACATTaactcttataatatttttataa